A stretch of Bos taurus isolate L1 Dominette 01449 registration number 42190680 breed Hereford chromosome 5, ARS-UCD2.0, whole genome shotgun sequence DNA encodes these proteins:
- the FMNL3 gene encoding formin-like protein 3 isoform X1, with amino-acid sequence MGNLESAEGGPGEPSSVSLLPPPGKMPMPEPCELEERFALVLSSMNLPPDKARLLRQYDNEKKWDLICDQERFQVKNPPHTYIQKLQSFLDPSVTRKKFRRRVQESTKVLRELEISLRTNHIGWVREFLNDENKGLDVLVDYLSFAQCSVMFDFEALESGDDGAFDKLRSWSRSIEDLQPPSALSAPFTNSLARSARQSVLRYSTLPGRRALKNSRLVSQKDDVHVCILCLRAIMNYQYGFNLVMSHPHAVNEIALSLNNKNPRTKALVLELLAAVCLVRGGHEIILAAFDNFKEVCKELHRFEKLMEYFRNEDSNIDFMVACMQFINIVVHSVEDMNFRVHLQYEFTKLGLEEFLQKSRHTESEKLQVQIQAYLDNVFDVGGLLEDAETKNVALEKVEELEEHVSHLTEKLLDLENENMMRVAELEKQLLQREKELESVKETYENTSHQVHTLRRLIKEKEEAFQRRCHLEPSARGLESMGSEALARVGSAELNEGMPHSDLDLLTLAPPAEEALPLPPPPAPPLPPPPPPLPDKCPPAPPLPGAAPSVVLTVGLSAIRIKKPIKTKFRLPVFNWTALKPNQISGTVFSELDDEKILEDLDLDKFEELFKTKAQGPALDLICSKNKTAQKAASKVTLLEANRAKNLAITLRKAGRSAEEICRAIHTFDLQTLPVDFVECLMRFLPTEAEVKLLRQYERERQPLEELTAEDRFMLLFSKVERLTQRMAGMAFLGNFQDNLQMLTPQLNAIIAASASVKSSQKLKQMLEIILALGNYMNSSKRGAVYGFKLQSLDLLLDTKSTDRKMTLLHFIALTVKEKYPDLANFWHELHFVEKAAAVSLENVLLDVKELGRGMELIRRECSIHDNSVLRNFLSTNEGKLDKLQRDAKTAEEAYNAVVRYFGESPKTTPPSVFFPVFVRFIRSYKEAEQENEARKKQEEVMREKQLAQEAKKLDAKTPSQRNKWQQQELIAELRRRQAKEHRPVYEGKDGTIEDIITVLKSVPFTARTAKRGSRFFCDAAHHDESNC; translated from the exons AGCTCCATGAACCTGCCTCCCGACAAGGCGCGGCTCCTGCGGCAGTACGACAACGAGAAGAAGTGGGACCTCATCTGTGACCAG GAACGATTCCAGGTGAAGAATCCTCCCCACACGTACATCCAGAAACTCCAGAGCTTCTTGGACCCCAGCGTAACTCGGAAG AAATTCAGGAGGAGAGTGCAGGAGTCAACCAAAGTACTGAGAGAGCTGGAGATCTCACTGCGGACCAACCACATTGG GTGGGTGCGGGAGTTTCTGAATGACGAAAACAAAGGCCTGGACGTGTTGGTGGATTACCTGTCCTTTGCCCAGTGTTCTGTCAT GTTTGACTTTGAGGCTCTGGAGAGTGGTGACGATGGTGCGTTTGACAAGCTCCGGTCCTGGAGCAGGTCTATCGAGGACCTGCAGCCACCCAGCGCCCTGTCAGCCCCCTTCACCAACAGCCTCGCTCGCTCTGCGCGCCAGTCTGTGCTCCG GTACAGCACTCTCCCTGGGCGCAGGGCCCTGAAGAACTCCCGCCTGGTGAGCCAGAAGGATGATGTCCACGTGTGTATCCTTTGTCTCAGAGCCATCATGAACTACCAG TATGGATTCAACCTGGTCATGTCCCATCCTCATGCTGTCAATGAGATTGCGCTGAGTCTCAACAACAAGAATCCAAG GACCAAAGCCCTTGTCTTAGAGCTCCTGGCAGCTGTGTGTTTGGTACGAGGAGGTCACGAAATCATTCTCGCTGCCTTTGACAATTTCAAAGAG GTGTGCAAGGAGCTGCACCGCTTTGAGAAGCTGATGGAGTATTTCCGGAATGAGGACAGCAACATCGACTTCATG GTGGCCTGCATGCAGTTTATCAACATCGTGGTGCACTCAGTGGAAGACATGAACTTCCGGGTCCACCTGCAGTATGAGTTCACAAAGCTGGGGCTGGAGGAGTTCCTGCAG AAGTCACGGCACACAGAGAGCGAGAAGCTGCAGGTGCAGATCCAGGCGTACCTGGACAACGTGTTCGATGTGGGGGGTTTGTTGGAGGATGCTGAGACCAAGAATGTGGCCCTGGAGAAGGTGGAAGAGCTGGAGGAGCATGTGTCACAT CTCACAGAGAAGCTTCTGGACCTAGAGAATGAAAACATGATGCGTGTGGCGGAGCTAGAGAAGCAACTGCTGCAGCGGGAGAAGGAACTCGAGAGCGTCAAG GAGACTTACGAGAACACAAGCCACCAGGTACACACCCTGCGGCGGCTCattaaagagaaagaggaggccTTCCAGCGCCGGTGCCACTTGGAGCCCAGTGCCCGGGGCCTGGAGTCCATGGGCAGCGAGGCTCTGGCCCGGGTGGGCTCTGCGGAGCTGAATGAGGGCATGCCCCACTCCGACCTGGACCTCCTCACTCTGGCCCCCCCTGCTGAGGAGGCCCTGCCCCTGCCTCCACCGCCAGCTCCTCCCTTGCCCCCGCCTCCTCCCCCGTTACCAG ACAAGTGTCCCCCGGCCCCGCCGCTCCCTGGCGCTGCCCCCTCTGTGGTGTTGACAGTAGGGCTGTCAG CCATTCGCATTAAGAAACCTATCAAGACCAAGTTCCGGCTGCCCGTCTTCAACTGGACAGCCCTAAAACCCAACCAGATCAGCGGCACTGTCTTCAGTGAACTTGATGATGAGAAAATCTTGGAG GACCTGGACCTGGACAAGTTTGAAGAACTGTTCaagacaaaagcccagggcccTGCCCTCGATCTCATCTGCTCCAAGAACAAGACAGCACAAAAGGCTGCCAGCAAGGTGACCCTGTTGGAAGCCAATCGTGCCAAGAACCTGGCCATCACCCTACGCAAGGCTGGCCGCTCAGCTGAGGAGATCTGCAGGGCCATCCACAC GTTTGACCTCCAGACACTGCCCGTTGACTTCGTGGAGTGCCTGATGCGCTTCCTGCCCACGGAGGCGGAGGTGAAGCTGCTGCGGCAGTACGAGCGGGAGAGGCAGCCGCTGGAGGAGCTGACGGCTGAGGACCGCTTCATGCTGCTCTTCAGCAAGGTGGAGCGGCTGACCCAGCGAATGGCTGGCATGGCCTTCCTGGGCAACTTCCAGGACAACCTGCAGATGCTCACGCCG CAACTCAACGCTATCATTGCCGCCTCTGCCTCTGTCAAGTCTTCCCAGAAGCTGAAGCAGAtgttggag ATCATACTTGCGCTGGGGAACTATATGAACAGCAGCAAGCGGGGAGCTGTGTATGGCTTCAAGCTCCAGAGCCTGGATCTG CTGCTGGACACCAAGTCCACCGACAGGAAGATGACCCTGCTTCATTTCATCGCCCTGACGGTGAAGGAGAAGTACCCAGACCTGGCTAACTTTTGGCACGAGCTGCACTTTGTGGAGAAAGCCGCTGCAG TGTCCCTGGAGAATGTGCTGCTGGACGTGAAGGAGCTGGGCCGGGGCATGGAGCTGATCCGGCGGGAATGCAGCATACATGACAACAGCGTCCTGCGCAACTTCCTTAGCACCAACGAAGGCAAACTGGATAAGCTCCAGCGTGACGCCAAGACGGCCGAG GAAGCCTACAATGCGGTAGTACGCTACTTCGGTGAGAGTCCCAAGACCACACCTCCTTCTGTATTTTTCCCAGTGTTTGTCCGATTCATTCGTTCTTACAAG GAAGCAGAACAAGAGAACGAAGCCCGAAAGAAACAGGAGGAGGTAATGCGGGAGAAGCAGCTGGCTCAGGAAGCCAAGAAACTGGATGCCAAG ACCCCATCTCAGCGGAACAAGTGGCAGCAGCAGGAGCTGATTGCAGAGTTGAGGCGGCGCCAAGCCAAGGAGCACCGGCCTGTTTACGAGGGGAAGGATGGTACCATTGAGGACATCATCACAG TGCTGAAGAGTGTCCCTTTCACGGCTCGTACTGCCAAGCGGGGCTCACGCTTCTTCTGTGATGCAGCCCACCATGATGAGTCAAACTGTTAA
- the FMNL3 gene encoding formin-like protein 3 isoform X4, with protein MGNLESAEGGPGEPSSVSLLPPPGKMPMPEPCELEERFALVLSSMNLPPDKARLLRQYDNEKKWDLICDQERFQVKNPPHTYIQKLQSFLDPSVTRKKFRRRVQESTKVLRELEISLRTNHIGWVREFLNDENKGLDVLVDYLSFAQCSVMYSTLPGRRALKNSRLVSQKDDVHVCILCLRAIMNYQYGFNLVMSHPHAVNEIALSLNNKNPRTKALVLELLAAVCLVRGGHEIILAAFDNFKEVCKELHRFEKLMEYFRNEDSNIDFMVACMQFINIVVHSVEDMNFRVHLQYEFTKLGLEEFLQKSRHTESEKLQVQIQAYLDNVFDVGGLLEDAETKNVALEKVEELEEHVSHLTEKLLDLENENMMRVAELEKQLLQREKELESVKETYENTSHQVHTLRRLIKEKEEAFQRRCHLEPSARGLESMGSEALARVGSAELNEGMPHSDLDLLTLAPPAEEALPLPPPPAPPLPPPPPPLPDKCPPAPPLPGAAPSVVLTVGLSAIRIKKPIKTKFRLPVFNWTALKPNQISGTVFSELDDEKILEDLDLDKFEELFKTKAQGPALDLICSKNKTAQKAASKVTLLEANRAKNLAITLRKAGRSAEEICRAIHTFDLQTLPVDFVECLMRFLPTEAEVKLLRQYERERQPLEELTAEDRFMLLFSKVERLTQRMAGMAFLGNFQDNLQMLTPQLNAIIAASASVKSSQKLKQMLEIILALGNYMNSSKRGAVYGFKLQSLDLLLDTKSTDRKMTLLHFIALTVKEKYPDLANFWHELHFVEKAAAVSLENVLLDVKELGRGMELIRRECSIHDNSVLRNFLSTNEGKLDKLQRDAKTAEEAYNAVVRYFGESPKTTPPSVFFPVFVRFIRSYKEAEQENEARKKQEEVMREKQLAQEAKKLDAKTPSQRNKWQQQELIAELRRRQAKEHRPVYEGKDGTIEDIITVLKSVPFTARTAKRGSRFFCDAAHHDESNC; from the exons AGCTCCATGAACCTGCCTCCCGACAAGGCGCGGCTCCTGCGGCAGTACGACAACGAGAAGAAGTGGGACCTCATCTGTGACCAG GAACGATTCCAGGTGAAGAATCCTCCCCACACGTACATCCAGAAACTCCAGAGCTTCTTGGACCCCAGCGTAACTCGGAAG AAATTCAGGAGGAGAGTGCAGGAGTCAACCAAAGTACTGAGAGAGCTGGAGATCTCACTGCGGACCAACCACATTGG GTGGGTGCGGGAGTTTCTGAATGACGAAAACAAAGGCCTGGACGTGTTGGTGGATTACCTGTCCTTTGCCCAGTGTTCTGTCAT GTACAGCACTCTCCCTGGGCGCAGGGCCCTGAAGAACTCCCGCCTGGTGAGCCAGAAGGATGATGTCCACGTGTGTATCCTTTGTCTCAGAGCCATCATGAACTACCAG TATGGATTCAACCTGGTCATGTCCCATCCTCATGCTGTCAATGAGATTGCGCTGAGTCTCAACAACAAGAATCCAAG GACCAAAGCCCTTGTCTTAGAGCTCCTGGCAGCTGTGTGTTTGGTACGAGGAGGTCACGAAATCATTCTCGCTGCCTTTGACAATTTCAAAGAG GTGTGCAAGGAGCTGCACCGCTTTGAGAAGCTGATGGAGTATTTCCGGAATGAGGACAGCAACATCGACTTCATG GTGGCCTGCATGCAGTTTATCAACATCGTGGTGCACTCAGTGGAAGACATGAACTTCCGGGTCCACCTGCAGTATGAGTTCACAAAGCTGGGGCTGGAGGAGTTCCTGCAG AAGTCACGGCACACAGAGAGCGAGAAGCTGCAGGTGCAGATCCAGGCGTACCTGGACAACGTGTTCGATGTGGGGGGTTTGTTGGAGGATGCTGAGACCAAGAATGTGGCCCTGGAGAAGGTGGAAGAGCTGGAGGAGCATGTGTCACAT CTCACAGAGAAGCTTCTGGACCTAGAGAATGAAAACATGATGCGTGTGGCGGAGCTAGAGAAGCAACTGCTGCAGCGGGAGAAGGAACTCGAGAGCGTCAAG GAGACTTACGAGAACACAAGCCACCAGGTACACACCCTGCGGCGGCTCattaaagagaaagaggaggccTTCCAGCGCCGGTGCCACTTGGAGCCCAGTGCCCGGGGCCTGGAGTCCATGGGCAGCGAGGCTCTGGCCCGGGTGGGCTCTGCGGAGCTGAATGAGGGCATGCCCCACTCCGACCTGGACCTCCTCACTCTGGCCCCCCCTGCTGAGGAGGCCCTGCCCCTGCCTCCACCGCCAGCTCCTCCCTTGCCCCCGCCTCCTCCCCCGTTACCAG ACAAGTGTCCCCCGGCCCCGCCGCTCCCTGGCGCTGCCCCCTCTGTGGTGTTGACAGTAGGGCTGTCAG CCATTCGCATTAAGAAACCTATCAAGACCAAGTTCCGGCTGCCCGTCTTCAACTGGACAGCCCTAAAACCCAACCAGATCAGCGGCACTGTCTTCAGTGAACTTGATGATGAGAAAATCTTGGAG GACCTGGACCTGGACAAGTTTGAAGAACTGTTCaagacaaaagcccagggcccTGCCCTCGATCTCATCTGCTCCAAGAACAAGACAGCACAAAAGGCTGCCAGCAAGGTGACCCTGTTGGAAGCCAATCGTGCCAAGAACCTGGCCATCACCCTACGCAAGGCTGGCCGCTCAGCTGAGGAGATCTGCAGGGCCATCCACAC GTTTGACCTCCAGACACTGCCCGTTGACTTCGTGGAGTGCCTGATGCGCTTCCTGCCCACGGAGGCGGAGGTGAAGCTGCTGCGGCAGTACGAGCGGGAGAGGCAGCCGCTGGAGGAGCTGACGGCTGAGGACCGCTTCATGCTGCTCTTCAGCAAGGTGGAGCGGCTGACCCAGCGAATGGCTGGCATGGCCTTCCTGGGCAACTTCCAGGACAACCTGCAGATGCTCACGCCG CAACTCAACGCTATCATTGCCGCCTCTGCCTCTGTCAAGTCTTCCCAGAAGCTGAAGCAGAtgttggag ATCATACTTGCGCTGGGGAACTATATGAACAGCAGCAAGCGGGGAGCTGTGTATGGCTTCAAGCTCCAGAGCCTGGATCTG CTGCTGGACACCAAGTCCACCGACAGGAAGATGACCCTGCTTCATTTCATCGCCCTGACGGTGAAGGAGAAGTACCCAGACCTGGCTAACTTTTGGCACGAGCTGCACTTTGTGGAGAAAGCCGCTGCAG TGTCCCTGGAGAATGTGCTGCTGGACGTGAAGGAGCTGGGCCGGGGCATGGAGCTGATCCGGCGGGAATGCAGCATACATGACAACAGCGTCCTGCGCAACTTCCTTAGCACCAACGAAGGCAAACTGGATAAGCTCCAGCGTGACGCCAAGACGGCCGAG GAAGCCTACAATGCGGTAGTACGCTACTTCGGTGAGAGTCCCAAGACCACACCTCCTTCTGTATTTTTCCCAGTGTTTGTCCGATTCATTCGTTCTTACAAG GAAGCAGAACAAGAGAACGAAGCCCGAAAGAAACAGGAGGAGGTAATGCGGGAGAAGCAGCTGGCTCAGGAAGCCAAGAAACTGGATGCCAAG ACCCCATCTCAGCGGAACAAGTGGCAGCAGCAGGAGCTGATTGCAGAGTTGAGGCGGCGCCAAGCCAAGGAGCACCGGCCTGTTTACGAGGGGAAGGATGGTACCATTGAGGACATCATCACAG TGCTGAAGAGTGTCCCTTTCACGGCTCGTACTGCCAAGCGGGGCTCACGCTTCTTCTGTGATGCAGCCCACCATGATGAGTCAAACTGTTAA
- the FMNL3 gene encoding formin-like protein 3 isoform X3, whose translation MGNLESAEGGPGEPSSVSLLPPPGKMPMPEPCELEERFALVLSSMNLPPDKARLLRQYDNEKKWDLICDQERFQVKNPPHTYIQKLQSFLDPSVTRKKFRRRVQESTKVLRELEISLRTNHIGWVREFLNDENKGLDVLVDYLSFAQCSVMFDFEALESGDDGAFDKLRSWSRSIEDLQPPSALSAPFTNSLARSARQSVLRYSTLPGRRALKNSRLVSQKDDVHVCILCLRAIMNYQYGFNLVMSHPHAVNEIALSLNNKNPRTKALVLELLAAVCLVRGGHEIILAAFDNFKEVCKELHRFEKLMEYFRNEDSNIDFMVACMQFINIVVHSVEDMNFRVHLQYEFTKLGLEEFLQSRHTESEKLQVQIQAYLDNVFDVGGLLEDAETKNVALEKVEELEEHVSHLTEKLLDLENENMMRVAELEKQLLQREKELESVKETYENTSHQVHTLRRLIKEKEEAFQRRCHLEPSARGLESMGSEALARVGSAELNEGMPHSDLDLLTLAPPAEEALPLPPPPAPPLPPPPPPLPDKCPPAPPLPGAAPSVVLTVGLSAIRIKKPIKTKFRLPVFNWTALKPNQISGTVFSELDDEKILEDLDLDKFEELFKTKAQGPALDLICSKNKTAQKAASKVTLLEANRAKNLAITLRKAGRSAEEICRAIHTFDLQTLPVDFVECLMRFLPTEAEVKLLRQYERERQPLEELTAEDRFMLLFSKVERLTQRMAGMAFLGNFQDNLQMLTPQLNAIIAASASVKSSQKLKQMLEIILALGNYMNSSKRGAVYGFKLQSLDLLLDTKSTDRKMTLLHFIALTVKEKYPDLANFWHELHFVEKAAAVSLENVLLDVKELGRGMELIRRECSIHDNSVLRNFLSTNEGKLDKLQRDAKTAEEAYNAVVRYFGESPKTTPPSVFFPVFVRFIRSYKEAEQENEARKKQEEVMREKQLAQEAKKLDAKTPSQRNKWQQQELIAELRRRQAKEHRPVYEGKDGTIEDIITVLKSVPFTARTAKRGSRFFCDAAHHDESNC comes from the exons AGCTCCATGAACCTGCCTCCCGACAAGGCGCGGCTCCTGCGGCAGTACGACAACGAGAAGAAGTGGGACCTCATCTGTGACCAG GAACGATTCCAGGTGAAGAATCCTCCCCACACGTACATCCAGAAACTCCAGAGCTTCTTGGACCCCAGCGTAACTCGGAAG AAATTCAGGAGGAGAGTGCAGGAGTCAACCAAAGTACTGAGAGAGCTGGAGATCTCACTGCGGACCAACCACATTGG GTGGGTGCGGGAGTTTCTGAATGACGAAAACAAAGGCCTGGACGTGTTGGTGGATTACCTGTCCTTTGCCCAGTGTTCTGTCAT GTTTGACTTTGAGGCTCTGGAGAGTGGTGACGATGGTGCGTTTGACAAGCTCCGGTCCTGGAGCAGGTCTATCGAGGACCTGCAGCCACCCAGCGCCCTGTCAGCCCCCTTCACCAACAGCCTCGCTCGCTCTGCGCGCCAGTCTGTGCTCCG GTACAGCACTCTCCCTGGGCGCAGGGCCCTGAAGAACTCCCGCCTGGTGAGCCAGAAGGATGATGTCCACGTGTGTATCCTTTGTCTCAGAGCCATCATGAACTACCAG TATGGATTCAACCTGGTCATGTCCCATCCTCATGCTGTCAATGAGATTGCGCTGAGTCTCAACAACAAGAATCCAAG GACCAAAGCCCTTGTCTTAGAGCTCCTGGCAGCTGTGTGTTTGGTACGAGGAGGTCACGAAATCATTCTCGCTGCCTTTGACAATTTCAAAGAG GTGTGCAAGGAGCTGCACCGCTTTGAGAAGCTGATGGAGTATTTCCGGAATGAGGACAGCAACATCGACTTCATG GTGGCCTGCATGCAGTTTATCAACATCGTGGTGCACTCAGTGGAAGACATGAACTTCCGGGTCCACCTGCAGTATGAGTTCACAAAGCTGGGGCTGGAGGAGTTCCTGCAG TCACGGCACACAGAGAGCGAGAAGCTGCAGGTGCAGATCCAGGCGTACCTGGACAACGTGTTCGATGTGGGGGGTTTGTTGGAGGATGCTGAGACCAAGAATGTGGCCCTGGAGAAGGTGGAAGAGCTGGAGGAGCATGTGTCACAT CTCACAGAGAAGCTTCTGGACCTAGAGAATGAAAACATGATGCGTGTGGCGGAGCTAGAGAAGCAACTGCTGCAGCGGGAGAAGGAACTCGAGAGCGTCAAG GAGACTTACGAGAACACAAGCCACCAGGTACACACCCTGCGGCGGCTCattaaagagaaagaggaggccTTCCAGCGCCGGTGCCACTTGGAGCCCAGTGCCCGGGGCCTGGAGTCCATGGGCAGCGAGGCTCTGGCCCGGGTGGGCTCTGCGGAGCTGAATGAGGGCATGCCCCACTCCGACCTGGACCTCCTCACTCTGGCCCCCCCTGCTGAGGAGGCCCTGCCCCTGCCTCCACCGCCAGCTCCTCCCTTGCCCCCGCCTCCTCCCCCGTTACCAG ACAAGTGTCCCCCGGCCCCGCCGCTCCCTGGCGCTGCCCCCTCTGTGGTGTTGACAGTAGGGCTGTCAG CCATTCGCATTAAGAAACCTATCAAGACCAAGTTCCGGCTGCCCGTCTTCAACTGGACAGCCCTAAAACCCAACCAGATCAGCGGCACTGTCTTCAGTGAACTTGATGATGAGAAAATCTTGGAG GACCTGGACCTGGACAAGTTTGAAGAACTGTTCaagacaaaagcccagggcccTGCCCTCGATCTCATCTGCTCCAAGAACAAGACAGCACAAAAGGCTGCCAGCAAGGTGACCCTGTTGGAAGCCAATCGTGCCAAGAACCTGGCCATCACCCTACGCAAGGCTGGCCGCTCAGCTGAGGAGATCTGCAGGGCCATCCACAC GTTTGACCTCCAGACACTGCCCGTTGACTTCGTGGAGTGCCTGATGCGCTTCCTGCCCACGGAGGCGGAGGTGAAGCTGCTGCGGCAGTACGAGCGGGAGAGGCAGCCGCTGGAGGAGCTGACGGCTGAGGACCGCTTCATGCTGCTCTTCAGCAAGGTGGAGCGGCTGACCCAGCGAATGGCTGGCATGGCCTTCCTGGGCAACTTCCAGGACAACCTGCAGATGCTCACGCCG CAACTCAACGCTATCATTGCCGCCTCTGCCTCTGTCAAGTCTTCCCAGAAGCTGAAGCAGAtgttggag ATCATACTTGCGCTGGGGAACTATATGAACAGCAGCAAGCGGGGAGCTGTGTATGGCTTCAAGCTCCAGAGCCTGGATCTG CTGCTGGACACCAAGTCCACCGACAGGAAGATGACCCTGCTTCATTTCATCGCCCTGACGGTGAAGGAGAAGTACCCAGACCTGGCTAACTTTTGGCACGAGCTGCACTTTGTGGAGAAAGCCGCTGCAG TGTCCCTGGAGAATGTGCTGCTGGACGTGAAGGAGCTGGGCCGGGGCATGGAGCTGATCCGGCGGGAATGCAGCATACATGACAACAGCGTCCTGCGCAACTTCCTTAGCACCAACGAAGGCAAACTGGATAAGCTCCAGCGTGACGCCAAGACGGCCGAG GAAGCCTACAATGCGGTAGTACGCTACTTCGGTGAGAGTCCCAAGACCACACCTCCTTCTGTATTTTTCCCAGTGTTTGTCCGATTCATTCGTTCTTACAAG GAAGCAGAACAAGAGAACGAAGCCCGAAAGAAACAGGAGGAGGTAATGCGGGAGAAGCAGCTGGCTCAGGAAGCCAAGAAACTGGATGCCAAG ACCCCATCTCAGCGGAACAAGTGGCAGCAGCAGGAGCTGATTGCAGAGTTGAGGCGGCGCCAAGCCAAGGAGCACCGGCCTGTTTACGAGGGGAAGGATGGTACCATTGAGGACATCATCACAG TGCTGAAGAGTGTCCCTTTCACGGCTCGTACTGCCAAGCGGGGCTCACGCTTCTTCTGTGATGCAGCCCACCATGATGAGTCAAACTGTTAA